Below is a genomic region from Catenuloplanes atrovinosus.
CACCATCGAACAGCGGCAGCACGGCGCCGCTTTCGACAAGCTCTCCCGCCGTACGGCCGTCCACCTTGAACTCGTCGGCGATGAACCGGGCCAGCCAGGAGCCGATGTCCTCTCCGTCGGTCCAGCGGCTGAGCGGCACCACCAGCGGGATCAGCGAATCGTGCTCGCGCGCGATATCGAGTCCGATCTGGAGGGTGCTGTAGGACTTGCCCCGGCCCGGATCGGCCAGGATGACCACCCGGGCGCTCCTGCCCACCATCGCTTCGACCAGAGCCTCTCGGACTACCCGCGCACCGCCCCCGTCCTCTCGGTAGAGCAGCGTGATGTCCTCGGCGGCGTGCCGCATGTGCTCAAGGCGGCTCTGCAGGTCACGGCCGACCGCTTGGCGGAGGCGAACGGTCAGCTCCGCGACGCCCTCGCGATGCCGTGACCAGCGCACCAGGAACTGGATCAGAACGATGATCACACTGAGCAGGGCGAGCAGCGTGCCGAGGTAGCCGGCTCTGTTCGGCAGCGACTCCTCGACGCGGTAGGCGTTGAGGAAGGGGATCGCGAGCGCACCGAGGGTGACTGCCGCCGCGGCGGCCAGCAGGCCCACAATCCAGCGCCGCAGCCGGCGCGCGACTCGGGAGGCCATTACTCAGAACCGGGCGAGCTGTCGACTGGCACGCATGCCCCAGATGGTACGAGACCCTGACCAGGACGAAGCGCCCACGAACCCGGCACGCCGACGTCGAGATGCTCGGCGAAGGCGGAGGGGCGGATCGCCGGCTGACAACGCCACCGGGATTCAGCGGATGACGTGAGGCGGCTCAGTCGAAGTCGATCCGCATGAGTCTGCTGGTGGCCCAGTCGGCCAGCCGGGTCGGCCGAATGGTGCCGGGGTCGTGGGGCTGGTTGAGGTCGTCGACGATGGCCGCGATCACCGCGGCCCGTTCCGCCGGATCGGTGACGGTGGTCGCGTGCGCCGGCAGGTCCGCTCTGATGCCGTTCTTGAGGTGGACGGTGAAAGCGGGGTTCGCCCGCAGGTTCGCGTACCAACCGG
It encodes:
- a CDS encoding nitroreductase family deazaflavin-dependent oxidoreductase — its product is MNPTDRRRTPDPLAHLPHEIRRAIEITPAAGTRDRIVDITTIGRRTGRPRRIEIFFYRAHGATYLCSGAGGGPTGWYANLRANPAFTVHLKNGIRADLPAHATTVTDPAERAAVIAAIVDDLNQPHDPGTIRPTRLADWATSRLMRIDFD